In one window of Pseudomonadota bacterium DNA:
- a CDS encoding cyclic nucleotide-binding domain-containing protein: MHWKVRRDFLSRVEIFAGLGQRDLKAVAKSCGEATYGDGEYLCRQGERGVAAFLIVSGKIRVENEMADGEAVVLAELGQGAVVGEMAIIDGDERTASIRAVGDVMALVLTQWSMQGLLKERPSIAASMLPVVVRRFRNTTAELRKRDGDLEHARRTLHD; this comes from the coding sequence ATGCATTGGAAGGTGCGGCGCGACTTCCTGTCGCGGGTCGAGATCTTCGCGGGGCTCGGGCAGCGGGATCTCAAGGCGGTGGCCAAGTCGTGCGGCGAGGCGACCTACGGGGACGGCGAGTACCTCTGCCGCCAGGGCGAGCGCGGCGTCGCGGCGTTCCTGATAGTCTCCGGGAAGATCCGCGTGGAGAACGAGATGGCGGACGGCGAGGCCGTCGTGCTGGCGGAGCTCGGCCAGGGCGCGGTGGTCGGCGAGATGGCGATCATCGACGGGGACGAGCGGACGGCGTCGATCCGCGCCGTGGGCGACGTCATGGCGCTCGTGCTCACGCAGTGGAGCATGCAGGGGCTGCTCAAGGAGCGGCCGTCGATCGCCGCGTCCATGCTGCCGGTGGTCGTGCGCCGGTTCCGCAATACGACGGCAGAGCTGCGCAAGCGCGACGGCGACCTCGAGCACGCGCGCCGGACCCTGCACGACTGA